The nucleotide sequence CCTGGGACCAGGCGTTCGACGAGATAGCCGAGAAGCTGGCCGAGCTGCGCGACGAGTACGGCCCCGAGACGCTTGCCTTCACCGAGGGCACGGCGCGCACGTGGAGCTGGCTGCACTACAAGTTCACGAACCTGTTCGGCAGCCCGAACACGGGCGGCAACGGCACCATCTGCTACTCCAGCGACATGTGGCTCGAGCCCTGCACCTACGGCGGGTTCTGCTCCGACAAGTCGGACTGGGTGAACGCCGGCCTCGTGGTGCTGTGGGGCCGTAACACCATCGCGTCGGAGCCGCTTTTGTGGGACTGGGTGAACACGAACCGCAAGGAGCGCGGCGCCAAGCTCATGGTCATCGACCCGCGCTTCAGCGAGGTGGCCCAGCAGGCCGACCTGTTCCTGCAGATCCGCCCCGGCACCGACGCAGCGCTCGCGCTCGGCTGGATCAACGTGATCATCGAGGAGGATCTCTACGACCACGAGTTCGTGGACGAGTGGTGCGTGGGCTTCGACGAGCTGCGCGAGCGCGCCAAGGACTACCCGCCCGAGAAGGTGGCCGAGATCACCTGGATACCCGCCGACAAGATTCGCGAGTCGGCCCGGATGTACGCCACCACGAAGCCGGCCTGCCTGCCGTGGGGCCAGAAGGGCGGCGACGCGAGCGGCATCAACGCCTCCAGCGCCATCCGCGGCAAGGCCATCCTGCGCGCCATCACGGGCAACATCGACAAGAAGGGCGGCGACCAGCTGGCGCCCCCGTCGCGCTTCCCCCCGGCGTTCTACGAGCACTACGCGCTCTCGCAGGAGCAGCGCGACAAGATGATCGGCAACGACCGCTTCCCCGGCCTCACGTTCAAGGGCTGGGACGTCATCTCGCAGGCCTACCCGTCGTTCTATCCGTACTCCAACGCGCCGCTGCTGTTCCGCGCCATGCGCGACGGCGACCCCTATCCGGTGAAGGCCCTCATCGTGCAGGCCGACAACCCGGTCATGGCGTTCTCGAACACGAAGCTCGTGGTAGAGGCCCTCATGAACCTAGACCTCTTGGTGGTGCACGACTACTTCATGACGCCCACCGCGGCGCTTGCCGACTACGCGCTTCCAGCCGCCACATGGCTCGAACGCCCGGACAACTGCTATGCCGTCATGAACCACCGCCCCATGTACTTCGGCGCGCAGGCGCGCGTGCTGGAGCGCTTCGAGGGCGGCGCCGACGTGGACTTCCGCGACGACTACGAGTTCTTCTACGGCCTGGCCATCCGCCTGGGCCAGGAGGACAAGTGGTGGGGCCCGAAGGCCGAGGACATGCTGGATTTCCAGCTGGCGCCCATGGGGCTCACGCACGAGAAGTTCTACCATGACGTGAAGTACATGGCCGGCCAGAAGAAGTTCGAGAAGTACAAGGAGCCCGGCTACAAGTTCCTCACGCCGTCGGGTAAGGTGGAGCTGTACTCCTCGGTCATCGAGGACCTGGCGCGCGAGACCGGGCTGCCCTTCGACCCGCTGCCGGCGTTCGAGTACCCGGCGTCGAGCGTGGAGAAGCATCCCGAATGGGAGGGCGTCTACCCGCTCGTCATGATCACGGGCGCTCGCTTCCTGCCGTTCTACCACTCCGAGCACCGGCAGCCCGGGCCGTACCGCAACCTGCATCCCGACCCGATTTTCGACATCCACCCCGACACGGCCATCGATCTGGACATCCGCGACGGCGACTGGTGCTGGATCGAGACGCACATGGGCCGCATCAAGCAGCGCGCCCGCAAGACGTCCATCGTGGACCCGCGCGTCATCAGCGTGCAGCACGACTGGTGGTTCCCGGAGAAGGACCAGGCCCTGCCGAGCCTGTTCGGTGCGTTCGAGTCGAACGCGAACGTGCTCTTGGACGACGACCCCGACTCGCTCGACCAGCTCATCGGCGCCTGGCAGCAAACCGGCGTGGCCGCAAAGGTGTACAAGTGCGAGGAGCAGGACCGGTAGGCCCGCTTCCCGCACGCCAAGCCCCGCGGCGCCCGGCGCACGAGCGCCGCGGAAACCGGAAGGCGCCGGGCTGCGACGCGCGCGACCCGGCGCACGAGACGCCCCCCTCGGCAGCACTGCCGAGGGGGCGCGCGAACCAACAGGAAGGCGGATGATCGCAATGGCTGCCGATCTCGACAAGCTTTTCGGAATCGACCCCGACGCCGTGGCAAAGCTCAAGGAGCTGGGCATAGCCACCATCGAGGAGTTCTACGACGTGGCCAAGTACGCGGACTCGCGTGCGGAGCTCTCGGAGAAGACCGGCGTCGACCCCTTCAAGCTGGAGGAATGGTCCTCGACCGCCGGCAACTTCATACTCATGTCGAACTGCGAATGGTAAAGGAGGCCCAGCCGTGTGCTTCAGACCACCCACGGCGGAGGCGGGCGAGGTGGTATGCCCCAGCTGCTACATCGTCGCCGAGCCGAACCCCGACGGAACCTGCCCCGAGTGCGGGGCGGTGATGAGGAAGCCGGAACCTGTAGCGCCGCCGAGCGCCCCTGGCGGCGCTACACCCGGGGCGCCGACATCCCCCGCGCCGCCGAAGGCACCGGGAACCCCGAGCCCGGGCGCCTAGCCGGGCGCCCTTCCCCGCAAGAGCGGAAGTTCCCGCAGCATGCCGCACCGCTGCGGGAACTTCCGCGCTATCATGGAGTCCGCAGCCGCCCACGCGATGCAGCCCGGCAACACCGCAGCCACGTCCCAACGAGGTAGCCATGAGCCCGAAGCGCCCTGATGCGAAGCTCCGCCTGGCCGAGGCGTTCGTGCGCCTCGTGGAAACCATGCCCGCCGAGCGCATAACCGTCAACATGATCGCCGAGCAGGCAGGCAAGCACCGCAAGACGTTCTACTACCATTTCGGCGACAAGGAGCAGCTTGTCGTGTGGCTCTTCCGCTATGACCTGGCGTGCGGCCTGCTGGACAAGTTCCCCGAGGACCTGCTGGTGTGGGAGACAGGCAGCCCTGAAAGCACGCTCGCTGCGTTCCCGTTCTACGCGCGCAAGATCGAGGACTCGGGACGCATCTACAACGCCCCCTTCTTCGCCGCGCTCTCCTACTCGCTGGAGCGTCGGCGGACGTACTACCGCCGCATGTTCTCCACGCGCGGCCCGGGTACGCTCGACTTCTACCTGCACCAGCTGTTCTTCCCCGTCATCAGGGAGGACATCCTGTTCCTGATCGACCGCAGGGTGGAGGAGCAGGCCCCGCTTGTCCGGCAGGCCGTGCGCGAGCGCCTGACCGGCAACGCGGGCGTCGACTTCCTGGCCGAGTTTTACACCGGCGCGTTCCTGTCGCGCTTCGTGGAGCGTTTGAACTACACGTCGGCGCGACGCACGGCGCGCGACATCCTCCCCTTCGAGAACGTGGTGCATGACTCCCTGGCCGCGCTCATACGGCAGGAGGTCGAGAAGGCCGCGAGCGAGATCGGTGGCATGCCGGGGGAGATAGCGAAACCGCAAGCGGAAGGAGGCTTCCCATGTGCATCCCCTGCGTGATGTGCGGCGCATGCATGGCCGACGGAAGCGGCGAGCGCATCGACGACGGCCGCTGCCCCGAATGCGGCGAGCCGGTGCCCGACAACGCCGTGAGCTGCCCGAAGTGCTTCACGTTCCTGTATCGCCCTTCTGACATGATGGCGAGCACGATAAAGAAGTATGGGGCGAACGAGACGCACGCAACAGCGGGATCGGACGAGCCGGGGAAGCCGGGCAAGACAGGCGAGCCTGCCGGGTAGTGCGGCAAGCTGGGACAATGCGGCCCAAGAACCGGCGAGCGAGGCGTCAACCCAGTTCGCACGAGGATGCCTCTCGGGTTGTTTAGCCGTCCATTTAGCGAGCACGATTCGAATGATTCAACCCGCGCGCCCCTGTGGGGCGCGACAACGACGAACCGCTTCCCGAGGCGACCTTCAGCGGTTTCAACCCACGCGCCCCTATGGGGCGCGACGGCGACCAGCTGCCCCGGGGCCTTGGGCGGCTCGCAGTTTCAACCCACGCGCCCCTATGGGGCGCGACGTGTCGGTTACGTACGGGCCGTGGTAGTCGTTGGTTTCAACCCACGCGCCCCTATGGGGCGCGACCGCAGAGGACCCACGCCGGCTCGCCAGCCAGCGCGTTTCAACTCACACGCCCCTATGGGGCGCGACACGCCTGTATGCGCGGCGCGTCCGATTCCCAGTCGTTTCAACTCACGCGCCCCTATGGGGCGCGACGCTCGCCAACGGGAGCGTCAATGCGTCCAAACTCGTTTCAACCCACGCGCCCCTATGGGGCGCGACCTCTACGGTCACGCCAAGGCTTCGCAGACTACGCCGTTTCAACCCACGCGCCCCTATGGGGCGCGACGAGCGCATGCACCTCACTCCCCCGCCCTGCTGCGAGTTTCAACCCACGCGCCCCTATGGGGCGCGACCACGGGGTTCCGCCGTGGCGAGGTGTCCGGCTTCCAGGTTTCAACCCACGCGCCCCTATGGGGCGCGACGACGGGGATGTGGGCCAATAGGTATTCGAGCAGGTTTCAACCCACGCGCCCCTATGGGGCGCGACTGCGTAGACATGGGGTACACGTGGGACGGCATGATGTTTCAACCCACGCGCCCCTATGGGGCGCGACCGGTTCCTCCGCTCCTGATGATTTCTGGAGGCATCTTGTTTCAACCCACGCGCCCCTATGGGGCGCGACACCGTCGTAGACGCCACCGGCAAGGTCGTGGCCGGTTTCAACCCACGCGCCCCTATGGGGCGCGACTCCAACGCTGCTCATAGCAGACGGAACAGCCGTGTTTCAACCCACGCGCCCCTATGGGGCGCGACCACGGCCTTCTTGGCGTCGGCCGTGCATTCGTCGATGTTTCAACCCACGCGCCCCTATGGGGCGCGACTGGCAGTTTATGCAGGATAGTGCATTTTTCACTTATAGTATTCATTTTTCAAGATGCGTAGCACCTTGCGCAACCAGCAAGCTACCCCTCTGGACGTGTCATTCTGCGCGAACCTCTTGAGTGGACTGCCAGAGCTTCGGGTTCGCGCAGAGCGGCGCGCTCTCGCGCGAGGCCTCCTCCCATGACACGCGCGTCAGATAGTACGTCTCCAGGTCCTGCATGGTGCCGTCGGGGGCGGGCTCGGCGGCGTGGATGATGCCCTCGCGTTCGAAGCCGCACTTCTCGATAACGCGTCGAGAGCGATCGTTGAACAGGTAATGCGTGCAGGAGATCAGGCCGAGGGCCAGCTCCTCGAAACCGTAGCGGATAACCTCGCGCGACGCCTCCGTCATGTAGCCCCGGCCCCAGGCGGGCTTCGCCAGGGAGTACCCCAACATGAGGGCATCGACGTTGCGCCGCTGCGGGTCAGGGATGAGCCCGACCGAGCCGATGCAGGGACCCGTGCACGGTTCCGATACGGCGCCGTCGGAACCGTCAGCCCCGTCGGCAGCGGAAAGCTTCTCGAACACGCCGAACACGTGCGGCTCGCAGGCCACGGCCTCGATGAACGCGCGCGAGTCATCGAGCGTGCGGTGCACGGGCCAGCCGGCGTCGGCGCCCACATCGGGATCGGAGCAGTAGGCGAACACGTCCTCGGCATCCTCCGGCCCGATGGCGCGCAGCACGAGCCGCTCAGTCTCGAGCACGGGGCAGGCGGCAGACGTCTCGGCGAACAGGGCTGGAAGGGCATCGGGATGCCGCGCGGCAGAGGAGGCGAGCACGGCCGCCAGCTGCTCCTCGTCGACCACGCGCACGCCCTCCGTCCGCAGCAGGCGCGCCGCGGCGCCGTAGCCGGGAACGAGCGCGCCGGAGAACGTGCCGTCGTACACCAGGCCGCATCCGCACGACGGGCTCTTCGCCTTCAGCACGGCCAGCTTGCAGCCGCCCTCCCCCACGGCCTCGAGCGCCGCCTGCGCGCCGGCCATGAAAGCGGCCGTGACGTCCGCGCCCTCCGCGCTCGTCACGCGCAGAACACGCTCGGCGGCATCGATCTCGCTCGGCGACCGCGGCACCGGCAGACCGCCCAAGACCTCCGGGCACACGGGCACGAGCTCGACGCCGTCCAAGCCCTGCAGGAGCCGGGCGGCCTCGGACGGGCACGACCTCCCGTCGTAGCGGCAGGGCTCTCCCAGCAGGCAGGAACTGATGGCAATCTTCAACGTCTGCGCCTTTCGTCGGCGGGATACGGCTGCGAACGCCATTCTAACACGTGGCAGTGCGGCGAACGGGGCTCCCGGAGCCGATGAGGGCGAGCGTCTTGCTACGACGACCCATCGAAAGCGCACGACGGACTGCATAGCCTCAGACCGGAACCCGACAGAAAGAGCATCTGATGCCGAAAAGCGCCCCTTCCGGCGAAGTCGCGACAGCGATGACGGCCGTTAAGATGACCTGCATGGCGGGGCTTCCGAGCCTGAAGGTCAGACACAACTTCGCCGGCGTGAAGGCGAGCCCGGCGGCTCAAGCCGAAGATTGACCGGTACGCGCACGAGATGGAGGAGGAATCACGTCGAATCGACGCGGACTCTTGGAAGATCAGCGCGGCAACCTAGCCCATGAGCCTGCCTACGAGGCGGCGGGATAGCCCCGATGCATGCCCGAAGCGCCGGAGGCAGGCGAGATGCTCTCCATCCCAACGCTTCCGAGCAGTTTCCGGCACCGAGCCGGAACGCAGTCAGAAATCGATGAGGTCGCGCACCTCCACGCCGAGCGCGTCCGCGATCCTTCCCAGCTGCTCGAGCCCGATCTTGATCTTGCCCTGCTCGACACGGGTGATGTAGGTGTGGGAGTTGGGCTGTCCGATCATGCCCGCGAGCTTGCGCTGCGAGAGGCCCTGCGCCAAGCGCTGCTCGCGGATCGACTTCCCAAGTCGCTCGTATTTGTTGTCCTGTGTCACTCCCATGTGCCAAGGGTATGCGCTAGACTATTCGTCATAGTCACATGTGAGTGACCTTGACGAAATCGTTTCCGCCCTGTCCGGCAGAGGGGGGCATGATCGAGCTGGAGGGGGCGGCAGATGCCGAGAGGGCCGTCGACGAGGCGAAGGCTGCGCTGGAGAACTCGCCGTGCACTTGAAGCTGTATGGCGAGGGGTTGGAGAACGAGGGGCTCGACACGTTCGACGCTATCGGCGTCAACACGATGGCAAGGGAGGTTCCGGGATCGGCCGCGGCGCGCCTCGGAGAGGCGGCGGACCTGCTCGCTAGACGCCCCTCAGAAGCTCTTCCAGGGAGACATCCAACCCGCGGGCGATCGAATCGAGCGTGGCCAGGCTCACGTTGCGCCTGCCGCATTCGACGTCGGCCAGATAGGTCCGCGACACCCCGAGCCAGGGGGCGCAGGCGTACTGCGACAGGCCCCGCTCCTCGCGTAGGTCCTTGATCCTGAGGCCGAGCCTCCTCTGCGTTTCGGATGATGTGCGCATTCGCCCATGTTTGCGCATCGCTACTGCTCCAATAGTCCACTTTAGGGGTCTATTTGACACTCGGACCGGTATCGTCGAGCACCCGTTGTCCCGAATCGGAAAGGAGGGACTCATGGCCGTCATCTCCAAACTCGGCCGCATGATGGAAGAGCGCGGCACAGGCACCATCGAGCTCGCGGCGAGGGTCGGGATCACCCCGGTCAACCTCTCCCGCATCAAGACGGGCAGGGTGAGGTCGATCCGGTTCTCGACGCTGAACGCGCTCTGCCGAGAACTCGAATGCGAGCCAGGGGACATCTTGGGATACTCTCCCGACGAGAAACCGGGTTGATCACGTTGGGAGCTGTATATGCCCAGCTCCGTTGCACCGCCCGCATCGCACGCGTACAATGCCCCCATGGCCCTCATCGACGACATACGCGCCTACGAGCCCTTCAACGAGCAGGAAGCCGTCGACCGGCTGGCCATCCTGCGCGCGCTCGCGGACGACCCGCACGTGTTCGACCGCTCGGCGCCGGCGCATATGGCCTGCTCGATTTGGACGGTCGACCCCGACAAGCAGCGCACGCTCATGGTGTACCACAACCTCTACGACTCGTGGAGCTGGATCGGCGGGCATGCGGACGGCGAGCGCGACCTGGCACGCGTGGCCCTCCGCGAGCTCGAGGAGGAGACAGGCGTGGCCGGCGCTCGGCTCGTGCCGTGCGGACCGGGCGGCATCTTCTCGCTCGAGGTGCTCACCGTGGACGGCCACGAGAAGCGCGGGCGCTACGTGGGTTCGCACCTCCATTTGAACGTCACGTACCTGGCCGTGGCCTCGCCGGAGGAGCCGCTGCGCGTCAAGCCCGACGAGAACAGCGGTGTGCGGTGGGTCGATCTGGACGACGTCTGCGCCGTGTCCACCGAACCGTGGATCGCGGACCGCATCTACCGCAAGCTCATCGAGAAGCTGGCAGGCGTCGCGCTTTAAGGGGATGGAGGGTTCCTCCAGATAAACGGAGGAAGGCGCCGCATGCGCAGCACCTCCCCCATGCAGGGATTCAGGTTTCAGCCAGCCCTCACTCCAGGTAGTCGCCGTAGCAGTAGCCTGTCTGGTCGCCGTACTTCACCTTGTACCAGTCGCCCTCCACCGAGATAGTGCTCACCGACTCGCCAGCCGCGAACGAGCCCAGGATGCGGGCGTCGGTGCCCGGCTCGGCGCGCACGTTCAGGGGTGCCGTCGTGGTGAGCTTGTTCATCTGGCTGTTCGAGATGTCCTCGGGCGCGGCGGCCTGGCACTTGTCGGCGCCCGTCTGGCCGAAGCCCAGGTACTCGCCGTAGCAGTACGCCTCCTGGCCGTTGAAGCTCACCTTGAACCAGCCGTCGTGCTTGCTGATCACGGGCACGTACTGGCCCTCGGCCAGCGAGCCGATGATCGAGGTGCCCGTGTTGGGCTGCGCGCGCACGTTGAGCGGCGCCGTGGCGTACATGTCGGTGACGTGCCCGTCGTGTACGGTGCCCTCGGCCGTACCCTCGAAGTCGAGGTACTGGTACCAGCAGTGCCCGCGCACACCGTTGTACTCAACGTCGTACCAGCCGTCCTGCGTCATGCCGAACACCTGCACCGACGTGCCCTGGGGCATGGTGTCCATGATGTTCGAGTTGATGTTGGCGCCCTCGCGCAGGTTGAGCGGAGCCGTAGTGGCCATGGTGGTGACGCCCTCCTCGGCGAACGCGCACGGCACGGCCACAGCCGTCGTCAGCATCACCGCCGCGGCCAGGCCGCCGAGCATGAGCTTCGCGGTTCTCATCATCTTCATCGTCTCGCTTCTCCTTCGTTCTTTGCGCAAGCAAACTGCCCGCGCTTCCCTCCTGGAGAAAAGTATGACGCTTTCGCACATCGGGCCGGCCCAGACCCAGGGCATTCAATGAAGGTTTGAGGGAAGCGCGCCCGAAACGCAGCCAAGGCAGCACAACTGCGTGGCGCAGCGGCGCAGCGGTGCGGCGGCGCAGTCGCGCGATCCAACCCGGCCGCGACGGGCCCGATGCCGTTTTCGCGTCGGGCTCCGGCCGCAGGCCCCGCGCAGGCGGTGCTGTAGTATGATGAACTAGTACACCCGTTCGGAGAGGAAGGTGGGGAAAGCACCGATGATCCCGGAGAACGCCCTCGCGGCTATCTGCTCCGCGCGCACCCTGGCACGCGCGGAGCAGATAGCCGCCTCCGACCGCAACATCCTCACAAAGCAGGTGCGCTACGATGGCGACGAGGTCACGCTCTCGGCATTCGTAGCATCGAGCAGCGGCTGGGACGACCGCTACCGCACGTCGGTGTGCTTCGAGGATGACAGCGGCATCGTGCTGGACTATTCCTGCACCTGCCCGGCCTACCGCGAGCATGACGGCATGTGCAAGCACTGCGCGGCGCTGATGCTCTCCTACCGTCGCGCACCCCAGCGGTTCCTCGGCTATCAGGCGCAGCGCACGCGCACGACCTCGGCCTGCATCGAGGACTACATGAAGCGCGCGGCGCGGGCGTCTGGCACGCAGAAGGCGACCGGAAACGTCGATATCGAGACCACGCTCGTTTTCGGCTACCGCTCGTGGTCGGCGCACTTCCGCCTTTCAGGGCCGCAGGGCTCCTATGCGATGAAGGGCGTCTCCGACTTCGTCGAGCGCATGCGCGCGGGCGAGTTCTTCTCCTACGGCAAGAAGCTCGCGTTCCTCCATGTGCCGGCCCAGCTCACCGAGCACGCCCGGCGCGTCGCGCTCTTCCTCGACCGCGCCGTGGCCCTGCGCGAGCAGACGAGCGCGGCGGCGTACTGGCGCTACCGCTCCTCGAGCGTGGTGGGACGCGACCTGGAGCTCTCGGATGCCGAGGCCGTCGAGCTGCTCGACCTCCTGGCCGGACGGGAGTTCGCCATGGAGGAAGACGAGGCCGGCGCACGGCGGACCGTGCGCACGCATGTCGTGGAAGAAGACCCGCGCATAGCCGTTGCCCTGCGCCCCGCCGATCGGGGCGGCTACCGTATCGAGCGCACCGACCTCCTGGCCCTGGCCGCGCAGGGAGAGCGCCTCTACGTGTGGAAGGACGGCCTCTTCCACAACTGCTCGCCCGAGTTCGCCCAATGCGCCGACTTCCTGCGCAATGTCTACGACAGCAGCGAGAGCGACCTTTACGTGGCGGAGGCCGACATGCCGCTCTTCTGCGCGGCGGCGCTGCCGACTATCGAGCAGCACCTGCACGTGGACATGCCCGCCCAGATCGCTGCCTACAAGCCGGTGCCCTGCCAGCTGGAATTCTTCTTCGACCGCGACGACGCACGCGTGACCTGCGAAGCCTGGGCGGCCTATGGCGAGGCACGCCATCTGTTGTTCGGCGGCGAGGTACAGGAAGAGGAAGGCGCGCCGGACGCAGCCTCGGAAACGGAAGCGGCGGCGAAGAAGGCGGAAACACCGCCGAAGCTCTCCGGCCCGCTGCGCGACGAGCGCCTGGAGGCGCGTGCGGGCGAGCTGGCGGCAAGGTACCTCGATGCGGCAGACGCCTCGCTCTCCCTCGCCGACGACGAGGCCGTGGGCGCGCTTTTGTTCGGCGGCCTCACGGAGTTCCGCGCGCTGGGCACGGTGTTCACCACGCCTGCGTTCGACCGCCTCATCCGCGACAAGAAGCCGCGCGTGTCGCTGGGCGTGTCGCTCGCCGGCAACCTCATCAACCTCACGTTGGATTCGGGCGACCTGCCCGCCCGCGAGCTCGCGTCGCTTCTGGCAAGCTACCGCAAGCGCAAGCGGTTCCACCGGCTGCGAGACGGCATGTTCCTCGATTTGCAGGACTTCGACCTCTCGCAGCTCGACCGCCTGGCAGCCGACTTGGGGCTCACGGCCAAGGAGCTGGCCGCAGGCTCGGCGGAGCTGCCCGCCTACCGCGCGTTCTACCTCGACGAGGAGGCCGACCTTGCGCGCGACCGCTCGTTCACGCGTTACGTGGAAGGCTTCCGCACAACCGACGAGCGCGCCTACGACGTGCCACCGGCGCTCGCAGACGTCCTGCGTCCCTACCAGGCCGAGGGTTTCCGCTGGCTCTCGGCGCGCTGCGACGCGGGTTTCGGCGGCGTGCTGGCCGACGAGATGGGCCTCGGCAAATCGGTGCAGATCATAACCCTGCTGCTCGCCCGGCGAGAGCAA is from Gordonibacter urolithinfaciens and encodes:
- a CDS encoding zinc-ribbon domain-containing protein, with the protein product MCIPCVMCGACMADGSGERIDDGRCPECGEPVPDNAVSCPKCFTFLYRPSDMMASTIKKYGANETHATAGSDEPGKPGKTGEPAG
- a CDS encoding helix-turn-helix domain-containing protein produces the protein MAVISKLGRMMEERGTGTIELAARVGITPVNLSRIKTGRVRSIRFSTLNALCRELECEPGDILGYSPDEKPG
- a CDS encoding DEAD/DEAH box helicase, translated to MIPENALAAICSARTLARAEQIAASDRNILTKQVRYDGDEVTLSAFVASSSGWDDRYRTSVCFEDDSGIVLDYSCTCPAYREHDGMCKHCAALMLSYRRAPQRFLGYQAQRTRTTSACIEDYMKRAARASGTQKATGNVDIETTLVFGYRSWSAHFRLSGPQGSYAMKGVSDFVERMRAGEFFSYGKKLAFLHVPAQLTEHARRVALFLDRAVALREQTSAAAYWRYRSSSVVGRDLELSDAEAVELLDLLAGREFAMEEDEAGARRTVRTHVVEEDPRIAVALRPADRGGYRIERTDLLALAAQGERLYVWKDGLFHNCSPEFAQCADFLRNVYDSSESDLYVAEADMPLFCAAALPTIEQHLHVDMPAQIAAYKPVPCQLEFFFDRDDARVTCEAWAAYGEARHLLFGGEVQEEEGAPDAASETEAAAKKAETPPKLSGPLRDERLEARAGELAARYLDAADASLSLADDEAVGALLFGGLTEFRALGTVFTTPAFDRLIRDKKPRVSLGVSLAGNLINLTLDSGDLPARELASLLASYRKRKRFHRLRDGMFLDLQDFDLSQLDRLAADLGLTAKELAAGSAELPAYRAFYLDEEADLARDRSFTRYVEGFRTTDERAYDVPPALADVLRPYQAEGFRWLSARCDAGFGGVLADEMGLGKSVQIITLLLARREQARTVGPSLVVCPASLVYNWLAEFERFAPELDVRAVAGTKRERVQLRREAFEGDGCDVLVTSYDLLRIDAAAWAERGLFCCVLDEAQYIKNPATLTTRAVKRVQAQHRFALTGTPVENRLSELWSIFDFLMPGLLGPYNRFRERFELPIVGGDEETARRLQAVAGPFMLRRLKTDVLRELPDKLESIVYAPLEGEQLRLYAAHEQRLREELTAQRKNRNDRSFDQRKVEVLAELTKLRQLCCDPRLLYENYERGAAKLDAIMELVSSARDAGEKTLVFSQFTSFLDRIAERLDAAGVGYFTITGATPKKRRLALVNAFNADDTPVFLVSLKAGGTGLNLTGASVVVHADPWWNAAAQNQATDRAHRIGQDKVVSVQKVIAKGTIEERIMRLQEAKSDLAEQIVGAGGVSLASLTREDLIDLLQG
- a CDS encoding TetR family transcriptional regulator, with protein sequence MSPKRPDAKLRLAEAFVRLVETMPAERITVNMIAEQAGKHRKTFYYHFGDKEQLVVWLFRYDLACGLLDKFPEDLLVWETGSPESTLAAFPFYARKIEDSGRIYNAPFFAALSYSLERRRTYYRRMFSTRGPGTLDFYLHQLFFPVIREDILFLIDRRVEEQAPLVRQAVRERLTGNAGVDFLAEFYTGAFLSRFVERLNYTSARRTARDILPFENVVHDSLAALIRQEVEKAASEIGGMPGEIAKPQAEGGFPCASPA
- a CDS encoding helix-turn-helix domain-containing protein — its product is MRTSSETQRRLGLRIKDLREERGLSQYACAPWLGVSRTYLADVECGRRNVSLATLDSIARGLDVSLEELLRGV
- a CDS encoding GNAT family N-acetyltransferase, whose amino-acid sequence is MKIAISSCLLGEPCRYDGRSCPSEAARLLQGLDGVELVPVCPEVLGGLPVPRSPSEIDAAERVLRVTSAEGADVTAAFMAGAQAALEAVGEGGCKLAVLKAKSPSCGCGLVYDGTFSGALVPGYGAAARLLRTEGVRVVDEEQLAAVLASSAARHPDALPALFAETSAACPVLETERLVLRAIGPEDAEDVFAYCSDPDVGADAGWPVHRTLDDSRAFIEAVACEPHVFGVFEKLSAADGADGSDGAVSEPCTGPCIGSVGLIPDPQRRNVDALMLGYSLAKPAWGRGYMTEASREVIRYGFEELALGLISCTHYLFNDRSRRVIEKCGFEREGIIHAAEPAPDGTMQDLETYYLTRVSWEEASRESAPLCANPKLWQSTQEVRAE
- a CDS encoding DUF4332 domain-containing protein, whose amino-acid sequence is MAADLDKLFGIDPDAVAKLKELGIATIEEFYDVAKYADSRAELSEKTGVDPFKLEEWSSTAGNFILMSNCEW
- a CDS encoding molybdopterin-dependent oxidoreductase yields the protein MAEDKVEVLRAGCFFCHVRCGVLVTKVNGRITNIEGDPDCPHNKGYTCSRLDKQRYLEGFVYNPNRLKKPLKRVGERGGGQWEEISWDQAFDEIAEKLAELRDEYGPETLAFTEGTARTWSWLHYKFTNLFGSPNTGGNGTICYSSDMWLEPCTYGGFCSDKSDWVNAGLVVLWGRNTIASEPLLWDWVNTNRKERGAKLMVIDPRFSEVAQQADLFLQIRPGTDAALALGWINVIIEEDLYDHEFVDEWCVGFDELRERAKDYPPEKVAEITWIPADKIRESARMYATTKPACLPWGQKGGDASGINASSAIRGKAILRAITGNIDKKGGDQLAPPSRFPPAFYEHYALSQEQRDKMIGNDRFPGLTFKGWDVISQAYPSFYPYSNAPLLFRAMRDGDPYPVKALIVQADNPVMAFSNTKLVVEALMNLDLLVVHDYFMTPTAALADYALPAATWLERPDNCYAVMNHRPMYFGAQARVLERFEGGADVDFRDDYEFFYGLAIRLGQEDKWWGPKAEDMLDFQLAPMGLTHEKFYHDVKYMAGQKKFEKYKEPGYKFLTPSGKVELYSSVIEDLARETGLPFDPLPAFEYPASSVEKHPEWEGVYPLVMITGARFLPFYHSEHRQPGPYRNLHPDPIFDIHPDTAIDLDIRDGDWCWIETHMGRIKQRARKTSIVDPRVISVQHDWWFPEKDQALPSLFGAFESNANVLLDDDPDSLDQLIGAWQQTGVAAKVYKCEEQDR
- a CDS encoding NUDIX hydrolase, giving the protein MPSSVAPPASHAYNAPMALIDDIRAYEPFNEQEAVDRLAILRALADDPHVFDRSAPAHMACSIWTVDPDKQRTLMVYHNLYDSWSWIGGHADGERDLARVALRELEEETGVAGARLVPCGPGGIFSLEVLTVDGHEKRGRYVGSHLHLNVTYLAVASPEEPLRVKPDENSGVRWVDLDDVCAVSTEPWIADRIYRKLIEKLAGVAL
- a CDS encoding helix-turn-helix domain-containing protein — its product is MGVTQDNKYERLGKSIREQRLAQGLSQRKLAGMIGQPNSHTYITRVEQGKIKIGLEQLGRIADALGVEVRDLIDF
- a CDS encoding SH3 domain-containing protein: MKMMRTAKLMLGGLAAAVMLTTAVAVPCAFAEEGVTTMATTAPLNLREGANINSNIMDTMPQGTSVQVFGMTQDGWYDVEYNGVRGHCWYQYLDFEGTAEGTVHDGHVTDMYATAPLNVRAQPNTGTSIIGSLAEGQYVPVISKHDGWFKVSFNGQEAYCYGEYLGFGQTGADKCQAAAPEDISNSQMNKLTTTAPLNVRAEPGTDARILGSFAAGESVSTISVEGDWYKVKYGDQTGYCYGDYLE